Below is a window of Desulfuromonas sp. TF DNA.
TTCGGTTTCGCTGCGGAGCGACCGGTATGGGTACATCCAGGCGATCGACGAAAAAGGCCTTTTCGAAATGGCGAGGGAGAAAAAAATACTACTTCGCCTCGAATGCCGTCCGGGACATTTCGTCGTCCGGGGAGAAACACTTGCCAAGGCGTGGCCGGCTGAAAAGGGCAACTTGACGGACCTCTCGAAGAGCGTTGGCAAAGCCTTCATCTTCGGCTCCCGGCGAAGCCCGGAACAGGATATCGAGTTCCTGATCAAGGAGCTGGTCGAAGTCGCTGTCCGCGCCCTCTCGCCGGGCATCAATGACCCCTTTACCGCCATCAGCTGCATCGACCATCTCGGTTCGGCACTGCGCGAAATGGTTGAAAGAGTCCCTCTTTCATCCTACCGCTTCGATGGCGAAGACAATCTTCGTCTCATCGCCATGCGTCCCGATATCGCCGGCATCGTGGATGCCGCTTTCGACCAGATACGTCAGCACGGCAGGACCTACGCCTCCGTTGTCATCCGGCTTCTGGAGACGATCGCGGCAATTCTTCCCTACACCCACGGCGAGGAACAGCGCCAGCCGCTCCTGCGCCAGGCGGTGATGATCGAAAGAGGAAGCGAAAGCCTGCCCGAGGCGGAAGACCGCAAGACCGTCCACGCCCGGTTTCTGAGAATTTTTCAGGTGATGGAGGAAAGGTTCGGATTGAGCGGGGAGGCAGGCTGAATGCGCGGCCATCGCGATCGGTCTTCCCCCTTCCCCAAAAGAAAAGGCGGGCATTCAGCTCGCCTTTCTTACACTCAATCAGTTGGATCGGTCGCTCAGGAATTGGCCGTATCTCCCCGGGACCTCCCTTGATCCAGGTCGAAGAGCTCATCGAATATCGCCTGTACCGTGGTGATCCGATCGGCCTTCCAGGCATTGGTGCCGCAGAAAACCAGACCGGTTTCCACATCGCCGCGCTGGGCCCGATCCAGGGCGTGAACGATGCAGAAGCGTTCCTGCCCGGTTTTATAGGTGCATTTCTTGAGACAACCCGAGGGGCAGCGGATTCCGAGATCGACATCGCGCTGACGGACGGCCTCGATGTTCCGGCTGATGGCCCGTCCGGGGAGCCCCGCCGGGCTCATGATCAAGCCGATATCCTCCGGGGTACAGTCGAGATACATCTGTTTGAAGGCGTCGGAGGCATCGCACTCCTCGGTGCAGACGAAACGACTGGCCATCTGGACTCCGTCGGCGCCTTCGTCCAGGGCATGCAGCAGATCGCCGCGGTCCCAGATGCCGCCGGCTGCGATCACCGGAATTTCGATCTGCCAGTTTTCCCGAAAATAGTCCTTTACACCTCGCACCGTGGCGTACTGATCGTACTCTCCCGTGCCTATATTCTCCAGTTTTTCGCCGAGGTGGCCCCCGGCGGTGTCGGGGTCCTCCACCACGACGGCATCCGGAAACCGCCCATAGCCTCTTTGCCATTTGCGGACAATGAGCTCGGCGGCCTTGACGGAGGAAACGATGGGGATGAGGGCCACGTGGGGAAAATCCGCCGTCAGTTCGGGAAGGTTCAGGGGAAGGCCGGCGCCGCTGACGATGACCTTGGCGCCCCCCTCGCAGGAGGCCCGCACCATTTCGTCATAGTTGGTCACCGCCACCATGCAGTTGGTTCCGATGACCCCCTTGGGAGCGATTTTATAGGCTTTGCGAATTTCATCCTTGAGCGCCATCGGATCGGCGGTAAAGAAATTCTTGCCGTCGAAATGAGGGCTGTTGAGACCGATTCCGGCCGTAGCCACCAGGCCGATTCCGCCGCAGCGGGCGACGTGTCCGGCCAGGTTGCCGCCGGAGATGCGCACGCCCATCCCTCCCTGAATCAGGGGGAAAGGAACGGTGTATCGGCCGATCGTCAAGGGTTTCATCATGTTTACTCCTCAGGTACCTGTTAATTAAAAAGGAAATACGGCTGGATTTTACCAGACGGATTTAATCGGGATTGTAATACTTCTGTAAAACCAGAAACCTCTTGTCCCAAGCACCGGCGAATGCTAAAGAGAAGCATGAAATTTTTCCGCCGCATCGTCAATCCTCTCTTCGCCTTTATCGGCATCCAACTGGCCTGGATCCTGGTGGTTATCTTCTGGATCTACTGGTTCATGGGCAAACATCAACAACTGCGCACACTTGCCGAAAAGTACAGTCCCGAACTGCTGCAGGGGGGCATCGACTGGTTCATCCTGGTGGAAGGTCTTCTTCTGCTGGTCGCCATCCTGGCAGGGGTGTACGTCATTTTTCTCTTCTGGCGCCGCCAGGCCGCGCTCTACCGCGCTCAGAGAAATTTCATCGCCCAGGTC
It encodes the following:
- a CDS encoding DUF2254 domain-containing protein; amino-acid sequence: MRTKLLNLWEKLRSSYWFIPSLMAIGAVALSFGALTMDRRLGAKLIENLRWFPAQQAEGSRLILSTVAGATITVTGVVFSVTIVALSLASQQFGPRLLSNFMRDRSNQFVFGTFIATYLYCLLVLRTIHGSGQNLFIPQISILIAFLLAVFSVGILIFFIHHAADSIQAMTVISNVSGSLHHAIERQFSDRAGELDERWQDELAGAKIPGDFEEDSVSLRSDRYGYIQAIDEKGLFEMAREKKILLRLECRPGHFVVRGETLAKAWPAEKGNLTDLSKSVGKAFIFGSRRSPEQDIEFLIKELVEVAVRALSPGINDPFTAISCIDHLGSALREMVERVPLSSYRFDGEDNLRLIAMRPDIAGIVDAAFDQIRQHGRTYASVVIRLLETIAAILPYTHGEEQRQPLLRQAVMIERGSESLPEAEDRKTVHARFLRIFQVMEERFGLSGEAG
- a CDS encoding nitronate monooxygenase family protein; translated protein: MMKPLTIGRYTVPFPLIQGGMGVRISGGNLAGHVARCGGIGLVATAGIGLNSPHFDGKNFFTADPMALKDEIRKAYKIAPKGVIGTNCMVAVTNYDEMVRASCEGGAKVIVSGAGLPLNLPELTADFPHVALIPIVSSVKAAELIVRKWQRGYGRFPDAVVVEDPDTAGGHLGEKLENIGTGEYDQYATVRGVKDYFRENWQIEIPVIAAGGIWDRGDLLHALDEGADGVQMASRFVCTEECDASDAFKQMYLDCTPEDIGLIMSPAGLPGRAISRNIEAVRQRDVDLGIRCPSGCLKKCTYKTGQERFCIVHALDRAQRGDVETGLVFCGTNAWKADRITTVQAIFDELFDLDQGRSRGDTANS